From the genome of Alkalihalobacillus sp. TS-13:
GGATGTAATTGAAAACCTTTGTATGCGTTTTCAATACTACTCTATTGCGATATTGGAGGGTTCATTCTTATGGTAGTACCTTACAAACACGAGCCATTTACTGATTTTTCCGTGAAGGAGAATCGTGAAGCTTTTGAAGAGGCTTTGAAAAAAGTCGAGAACGAATTATTAGGTAAAGACTATGACCTGATCATCAATGGAGAGTATGTCTCTACGGATGAAAAGATCGTATCGATCAATCCTGCGAATAAGGAAGAGGTCATCGGGCGTGTTTCCAAAGCGAACCAAGAGCTCGCTGAAAAGGCGATGCAATCTGCGGACAAAGCTTTTGAAACTTGGCGCAAGGTAGATCCGGAAGAACGTGCCAACGTATTATTCCGTGCAGCTGCAGAAATTCGCCGCCGTAAGCATGAATTCTCTGCTTTGATGGTAAAAGAAGCAGGTAAGCCGTGGAAGGAAGCGGACGCTGATACAGCTGAAGCGATTGATTTCCTGGAGTATTACGGACGTCAAATGCTTGAAATCAAAGACGGTAAACCGATCCAAAGTCGTTCTATCGAACACAACCAATACAAATACATTCCTTTAGGTGTTGGAATTACGATTTCTCCATGGAACTTCCCGTTTGCGATCATGGCTGGAACAACAGTTGCACCGATCGTCACTGGTAACACTGTCATTTTAAAACCAGCAAGTGCGACTCCAGTTGTTGCAGCTTGGTTCGCGGATGTCATGCTGAAAGCTGGAACTCCTGCAGGTGTATTGAACTACTTGCCAGGAAGCGGTTCTGAAGTCGGTGACTATCTTGTTGATCACCCAAGAACTCGTTTCATCAGCTTCACAGGTTCCCGTGATGTCGGTACACGTATCTGGGAACGTGCAGCAAAAATCCAGGACGGCCAAAAGTGGCTTAAGCGCGTAATCGTGGAAATGGGCGGAAAAGATACAGTCTGTGTCGACAGTGATGCTGACTTAGATCTAGCAGCTCAATCCATCGTATTCTCTGCATTCGGATTCGCTGGGCAAAAATGTTCCGCTGGTTCCCGTGCAGTCGTTCACCAGGACATTTACGATGAAGTTCTTGAAAGAGCTGTCAAGCTTACGAAAGAACTTACTACTGGTAGCCCGATTGAACATAACACGTACATGGGACCGGTCATTGATAAAGGTGCTTATGACAAGATCATGAGCTATATCGAAATCGGAAAGGAAGAAGGCCGCCTCGTTGCTGGTGGTGAAGGTGATGATTCTAAAGGTTTCTTCATCCAACCTACGATTTTCGCTGACCTTGATCCGAAAGCGCGCCTCATGCAGGAAGAAATCTTCGGACCAGTTGTTGCATTCAGTAAAGCACGTGACTTTGACCACATGCTTGAAATTGCGAACAACACGGAGTATGGTCTGACTGGAGCACTTCTTACAAACGACCGCGATAAAATCAAGCGTGCGAAAGAAGACTTCCATGTTGGTAACCTATACTTCAACCGTGGATGTACAGGAGCAATCGTCGGATATCAACCATTCGGTGGATTCAACATGTCTGGAACTGACTCCAAAGCTGGTGGACCAGACTACCTCGTACAGCACATGCAACCGAAGACAACATCAGAAGGACTATAAAAAATAGATTAAACCCCTGTCGCTCATGCGATAGGGGTTTTTCTAGTTATAATCCATTGTTTTGTAAGCTAATTGTCCGGAATCCTGGTTATGGAATCCGCCTTGTTGAACGTTGTGAAACGAGATGGTCAATGAATATTTCTTTTCCTGAAACGACCGCCTTTGACGTCATGGATGTCACCGACTGCTAAAAATGCTGTAGGATCGAGTTCCTCTACAATGCTTTTGAGTTTCGCTTCTTCCAGACGGGTGATGACACAGAAAATAACCTTCTTCGCATCTCCGGTATAAGCACCTTCACCGTTCAAATATGTGACACCCCTTCCTAATCTGGCATTCAACGTTTCTGCAATCTCTTTATGCCGATCACTAATGATCCATACGGATTTGGAAGACTCGAATCCTTCAATGGTGATATCAATCATTTTAAAAGCGATGAAGTATGCGATCAAGGAATACATAGCCCGTTCCCAGCCGAATACGAAACCTGCACTTCCTAGAATGAAAAGGTTGAAGAACATGACAACTTCGCCTAAGGAGAATGGTGTAGCTTTATTGAAGAGGATCGCGAGGATTTCTGTCCCATCCAATGACCCGCCATACCGGATGACCAGGCCGACTCCGATTCCTAAAATGATCCCCCCGAATACAGAAGCCAGTAATGGATCATCCGTCAGTACAGGAACGGGGTGTAACCATAAGGTGCATATGGAGAGAGTAGTGACACCGAACAATGTTGTGAGGGCAAAGGTTTTACCGATTTGTTTATAACCTATGAAAAAGAATGGAAGATTCAAAATGAGAAGCAAGTACCCGAGTTTAATACCACTCAAGTGTGATAGAATGATGGAAACACCGACAATGCCACCATCGATGATCTGATTAGGAACCAAAAAGATTTCCAAGCCTATCGCAACGAGCAATGCTCCAAGCGGAACTAGAATGATCCGTTTTGCAAGCTGCGTTTTCGATAACTTTTTATGTTGAGACTTTGTTTGTAGTTTTGGTTCAAACAGTCCGTCCAACAATTTTTCCCCCTTAACTTTTAAAAACAACTCGCTTATTATTATTATACATGACCAGGAACCTATAATATTCCGTTTACTATTGTGAGTTTTATAAAATAATCACTGGCGAATTGGGTAAGATAAGAGGGTATAGCGTGCTGCCAACTCATTAAATGGTAAAAATATCCTCAAATTAATCTTCATAAATTTTTATGAATAGATATTATTATATACGGGTGAAAAGGCTTACATTTTCATGATATGCGTATAATTATACATCATAATGCTTAGATTTTAATTATCACAATGTTCTAACTTTTATATTGTGTTATGGTCTTTAATGGTGGCAACAAATGCGGGATATTTTGTAAGGTGTTAACGAATTATTTTTGCATAATACTTGCATATGAAATGACAGGAGGTGCTCACGTGGAAGAATTCAGTATATCAGCAGCAACGTGGTTTTGGTTACTAGTACCTATGCCATTAGTGGTCATTCTATCTATCATATCGTACTTTGTTGAATCGAAAGGAGAGAATTAATTAGATGGGTATTGATACGCCTACGTTAATAACATTTATTATTTATCTAGTAGTAATGCTGGCGATCGGGGTTATATCCTATCGCTTAACAAGTAACTTATCAGATTACGTATTAGGAGGAAGAAGCCTCACACCAGGAGTTGCAGCACTTAGTGCAGGTGCTTCGGATATGAGTGGTTGGCTCTTGCTCGGCTTGCCAGGTGCTGTTTATGCTGGTGGTATGAACGCAGCATGGATCGGTATCGGTCTATCGGTCGGTGCATATTTGAATTGGCAGTTCATTGCAAAACGACTTCGTCAATACACAGAGGTTTCAAACGATTCGATCACGATTCCGGATTACTTTGAAAACCGTTTCCG
Proteins encoded in this window:
- a CDS encoding YitT family protein, with product MDGLFEPKLQTKSQHKKLSKTQLAKRIILVPLGALLVAIGLEIFLVPNQIIDGGIVGVSIILSHLSGIKLGYLLLILNLPFFFIGYKQIGKTFALTTLFGVTTLSICTLWLHPVPVLTDDPLLASVFGGIILGIGVGLVIRYGGSLDGTEILAILFNKATPFSLGEVVMFFNLFILGSAGFVFGWERAMYSLIAYFIAFKMIDITIEGFESSKSVWIISDRHKEIAETLNARLGRGVTYLNGEGAYTGDAKKVIFCVITRLEEAKLKSIVEELDPTAFLAVGDIHDVKGGRFRKRNIH
- the pruA gene encoding L-glutamate gamma-semialdehyde dehydrogenase, producing the protein MVVPYKHEPFTDFSVKENREAFEEALKKVENELLGKDYDLIINGEYVSTDEKIVSINPANKEEVIGRVSKANQELAEKAMQSADKAFETWRKVDPEERANVLFRAAAEIRRRKHEFSALMVKEAGKPWKEADADTAEAIDFLEYYGRQMLEIKDGKPIQSRSIEHNQYKYIPLGVGITISPWNFPFAIMAGTTVAPIVTGNTVILKPASATPVVAAWFADVMLKAGTPAGVLNYLPGSGSEVGDYLVDHPRTRFISFTGSRDVGTRIWERAAKIQDGQKWLKRVIVEMGGKDTVCVDSDADLDLAAQSIVFSAFGFAGQKCSAGSRAVVHQDIYDEVLERAVKLTKELTTGSPIEHNTYMGPVIDKGAYDKIMSYIEIGKEEGRLVAGGEGDDSKGFFIQPTIFADLDPKARLMQEEIFGPVVAFSKARDFDHMLEIANNTEYGLTGALLTNDRDKIKRAKEDFHVGNLYFNRGCTGAIVGYQPFGGFNMSGTDSKAGGPDYLVQHMQPKTTSEGL